Proteins encoded together in one Aureibacillus halotolerans window:
- a CDS encoding undecaprenyl-diphosphate phosphatase, with product MEDLLTLIKYVLLGLVQGVTEPIPISSSGHLVLLQQLFNIESQGLDFLILLNFGSFIAVVLVYWHDIVRLAKNAVGFVATRDTTKRDDFDMVLYIIIATIPAGVIGLLFSDAIDSRLNQAWLVGATLIVTGIALWIIRNIRGRRNEGQLTLKDALIVGLAQAVALIPGISRSGSTIVAAMLLGMKRDLALRFSFMLYIPVSLGTMVLSIDTLLARDWSSIWLFYSLAFIVTAVASYFALRWFMGIMERGNLKYFSYYCFVVGILAIFFLV from the coding sequence ATGGAAGACTTATTGACACTTATAAAATATGTATTGCTTGGTCTTGTTCAAGGAGTCACAGAGCCAATTCCAATTTCCTCAAGCGGGCATTTAGTATTGCTCCAGCAGTTGTTTAACATTGAATCACAGGGACTTGATTTTTTAATTCTCTTAAACTTTGGTTCGTTTATCGCTGTTGTTCTTGTGTATTGGCATGATATCGTTCGACTGGCAAAAAACGCAGTGGGTTTTGTTGCCACAAGAGACACGACAAAAAGAGACGACTTTGACATGGTGCTTTACATCATCATCGCTACAATTCCAGCAGGCGTTATTGGTCTTTTGTTTAGCGATGCGATTGATTCACGCCTTAATCAAGCCTGGCTCGTTGGGGCAACCCTTATCGTGACTGGTATCGCATTATGGATTATCCGTAATATCCGCGGACGACGAAATGAGGGTCAATTGACATTGAAAGACGCACTAATCGTCGGGCTCGCTCAAGCTGTCGCGCTAATTCCAGGCATTAGTCGCTCTGGGTCAACCATTGTTGCGGCAATGTTGCTTGGCATGAAGCGTGACCTTGCCTTGCGCTTTTCGTTTATGCTTTACATTCCGGTCAGCTTAGGCACTATGGTGCTGTCCATTGACACATTACTTGCTCGAGATTGGTCGTCCATTTGGCTGTTCTATAGCTTAGCGTTTATCGTTACTGCCGTCGCATCATATTTTGCATTGCGCTGGTTTATGGGCATCATGGAACGTGGCAATCTCAAGTACTTTTCCTATTACTGTTTTGTTGTCGGTATTCTGGCTATCTTCTTTCTCGTTTGA
- a CDS encoding histidinol-phosphatase produces MTATEVSFDLHTHHERCGHASGCIEEYVTSAISKGLDYIGISDHSPYFYSENDHLYPGIAMPISQFDHYIKEVLGLKEKYASDIHVLLGMESDFFELHQPPYQNIIDRYPFDYVIGSVHYVNDVNIFTRGRWDQFSEEEAILEKKEYYRLIQQSAKSGMFQILGHIDAMKGFYPAFSDIPAQKEIDDTLRIIGEEEVAIEVNTSGKMKDVGGWYPSHEILERALFHGVDITFGSDAHVPERVGDDFENVKKVLKDIGFTRMVYFVEREKREVRL; encoded by the coding sequence ATGACAGCAACTGAGGTTTCATTTGATTTACACACGCATCATGAACGATGCGGTCATGCGTCTGGTTGTATTGAGGAATACGTCACATCTGCCATCTCAAAAGGACTTGATTACATCGGGATTTCTGATCATTCGCCTTATTTTTACAGTGAAAACGATCACCTGTATCCAGGCATTGCAATGCCGATTAGTCAGTTTGATCACTACATTAAAGAAGTTCTTGGCTTAAAAGAAAAGTATGCGTCCGATATTCATGTGCTTCTCGGAATGGAAAGTGATTTTTTTGAATTGCATCAACCTCCGTATCAAAACATCATTGATCGCTATCCGTTTGATTATGTGATTGGCTCTGTCCATTATGTCAATGACGTCAACATCTTCACTCGCGGTCGTTGGGATCAATTTTCTGAAGAGGAAGCCATTCTGGAGAAAAAGGAATATTATCGTTTGATTCAACAATCTGCTAAAAGCGGTATGTTTCAAATCCTTGGTCATATTGATGCTATGAAGGGGTTTTATCCAGCGTTTTCAGATATCCCAGCGCAGAAAGAGATTGATGATACATTACGTATTATTGGTGAAGAAGAAGTTGCGATTGAAGTGAATACCTCTGGGAAGATGAAGGATGTTGGTGGCTGGTATCCATCTCACGAGATTTTAGAGCGAGCCCTATTCCATGGTGTAGATATTACCTTTGGTTCCGATGCACACGTTCCTGAACGTGTTGGTGATGACTTTGAAAATGTGAAAAAAGTGTTAAAGGACATTGGCTTCACGCGTATGGTGTATTTTGTTGAAAGGGAAAAAAGGGAAGTTCGACTTTGA
- a CDS encoding amino acid ABC transporter ATP-binding protein, giving the protein MIKFTELNKWFGDLHVLKEIDLEINDGEVVVIVGPSGSGKSTLIRCINGLEDFQKGELVVNGQSLSDQKKMNMNEFRKDITMVFQHFNLYPHLNVIGNVTFAPRKVSKIPKAQAETEAREYLDKVGILEKAEQKPHQLSGGQQQRVAIARGLAMKPKILLFDEPTSALDPEMVKEVLEVMKLLAKEGSTMVVVTHEMGFAREVADRLIFMDEGMIVEESNPVEFFENPKEERAKEFLSKIL; this is encoded by the coding sequence ATGATTAAATTCACAGAGCTTAATAAGTGGTTCGGGGACCTTCATGTTCTTAAAGAGATTGATTTGGAGATCAACGATGGTGAAGTCGTTGTTATTGTTGGACCGAGTGGTTCTGGAAAAAGCACGTTAATTCGTTGTATCAACGGTCTTGAGGATTTTCAAAAGGGCGAATTAGTCGTTAACGGACAATCGTTATCTGACCAAAAGAAAATGAACATGAATGAGTTTCGGAAAGACATCACCATGGTGTTTCAACACTTTAATCTCTACCCACATTTGAATGTAATCGGAAATGTAACGTTTGCACCGAGAAAAGTTTCAAAGATTCCAAAAGCGCAAGCGGAAACAGAAGCTAGGGAATATCTCGACAAAGTAGGAATCTTGGAAAAAGCAGAGCAAAAGCCACATCAGCTATCAGGTGGTCAGCAACAACGTGTTGCGATTGCACGTGGGCTCGCCATGAAGCCGAAAATCCTGTTATTTGATGAGCCAACTTCAGCACTTGATCCAGAAATGGTCAAGGAGGTTCTTGAGGTCATGAAGCTCCTCGCTAAAGAAGGGTCGACAATGGTCGTTGTGACACATGAGATGGGCTTTGCAAGAGAGGTTGCCGATCGTCTAATTTTCATGGACGAAGGGATGATTGTCGAAGAAAGCAATCCTGTCGAGTTTTTTGAAAACCCGAAGGAAGAACGAGCGAAGGAATTCTTAAGTAAAATCTTATAA
- a CDS encoding transporter substrate-binding domain-containing protein, producing MNMNKKMLFFALFALMLLLAACGGSGGNETGSTPADEETSDSGADGGEATGDAEGDDSEAAAEGSTLQAIKDRGKLVAGVKFDTRLFGLKNPQSGDVEGYDVDIMKLLAQHIFETDSADDVLELVQVNSKTRFELVDNGEIDLGAATATINAEREEIVDFTNVYFIAGQSLLVPEDSSITGIEDLTADTTVIAVKGSTSEKNIKEKAPDAKVDLYDDYAAAFTALRAGKGDTLTTDNAILLGMRETDPSFKLVGGLFTEEPYGIFLKDGDDEFREYVNEFLNGLKESGELDELYQKWFGEPAPENILYENEFLK from the coding sequence ATGAATATGAATAAAAAAATGCTATTCTTTGCATTGTTTGCATTGATGCTACTTTTGGCAGCTTGCGGAGGCTCAGGAGGAAATGAAACCGGTTCCACTCCAGCAGATGAGGAAACGTCAGACAGTGGTGCTGATGGTGGAGAAGCTACTGGGGATGCTGAGGGAGACGATAGCGAAGCAGCAGCTGAAGGTTCAACGCTTCAGGCGATTAAAGATCGGGGTAAGCTTGTCGCTGGTGTGAAATTCGACACACGTTTGTTCGGGCTGAAAAACCCACAATCCGGTGACGTTGAAGGATATGATGTGGATATTATGAAATTACTCGCCCAACATATTTTTGAGACGGACAGCGCGGATGATGTACTTGAACTTGTTCAAGTAAACTCAAAAACACGCTTTGAACTCGTCGATAACGGTGAAATTGATCTCGGCGCGGCAACAGCGACGATTAATGCTGAGCGCGAGGAAATCGTTGATTTCACAAATGTATATTTCATTGCAGGGCAATCCTTGCTCGTACCTGAAGACAGCAGCATCACAGGAATTGAGGATCTAACCGCAGATACAACTGTTATTGCTGTAAAAGGATCAACGAGTGAGAAGAACATTAAAGAAAAGGCTCCGGACGCAAAAGTAGACCTTTATGACGATTATGCTGCGGCCTTTACTGCGCTGCGTGCTGGCAAAGGGGATACACTAACTACGGATAACGCCATTTTGCTTGGTATGCGTGAAACGGATCCTTCCTTCAAATTGGTTGGCGGTCTGTTTACTGAAGAACCATATGGTATTTTCCTGAAAGATGGCGATGATGAGTTCCGCGAGTATGTGAATGAATTTTTAAATGGACTCAAGGAATCAGGGGAGCTTGATGAATTGTATCAAAAATGGTTCGGTGAGCCTGCTCCTGAAAACATCTTATACGAAAACGAATTTCTTAAATAA
- a CDS encoding amino acid ABC transporter permease, whose protein sequence is MNNLDLYWGGFVTTLTTCVIALLLSFVLGFLIAIMRVSTVGWMRFISRWYVEFLRNTPLLVQVFIFYYALPTLEIDWLNFDGFQAGMLGLTFYTAAYIAENIRSGIQSVPSGQLEASRSSGLSYLQSMIFIILPQAFRIATPPLGNQFINLIKNSAVLAFFAGGDIMYVADSLQSSGAVFPVYITAGIFYLILTIPMSVFVNFLERKLAV, encoded by the coding sequence ATGAATAACCTTGATTTGTACTGGGGGGGCTTTGTCACTACATTAACAACCTGTGTCATCGCCTTATTGCTAAGCTTTGTGTTAGGATTTTTAATTGCGATTATGCGTGTGTCCACCGTTGGATGGATGCGTTTTATCTCACGATGGTATGTGGAATTTCTTCGGAACACGCCTCTTCTTGTCCAAGTCTTTATTTTTTATTATGCGCTTCCCACCCTTGAGATTGACTGGCTGAATTTCGATGGTTTTCAAGCTGGGATGCTCGGTCTAACCTTCTATACAGCAGCGTATATCGCAGAAAATATTCGCTCAGGCATTCAATCTGTGCCTAGTGGGCAGTTGGAGGCATCAAGATCCTCGGGGCTGAGCTATTTGCAATCGATGATTTTTATTATTTTGCCCCAGGCATTTCGTATCGCCACACCACCATTAGGAAATCAATTTATCAATTTAATTAAGAATTCCGCCGTCCTTGCCTTCTTCGCTGGCGGTGACATTATGTACGTAGCTGATTCATTGCAAAGCTCAGGGGCCGTATTTCCTGTCTATATAACTGCTGGGATTTTCTACTTAATACTTACAATACCAATGAGTGTCTTTGTCAATTTTCTAGAACGAAAATTAGCCGTGTAA
- a CDS encoding amino acid ABC transporter permease: MEHFVEAYQWSNLQFLGKGLLMTIVLALTAIVVSFIIGGLLAIFRYSKIPVLRQLAFLYTEIVRNTPLILILFFTFFGLPELGFDLSLFWKLALGLIIFEISQLAEIVRGGLNSIEKGQIEAARSQGVSYVQTLQHIILPQALKRMTPSIVSQFITIVKDTSYTSMFGLLEVLNSAKIIWNQDFDFIFPIIILVAILYFVVNFALSALSVRLEKKWS, translated from the coding sequence ATGGAGCATTTCGTTGAAGCGTATCAATGGAGCAATCTGCAATTTTTAGGAAAAGGGTTGTTAATGACGATTGTATTAGCGTTAACAGCTATCGTTGTGAGTTTTATCATTGGTGGATTGCTTGCTATATTCCGTTACAGTAAAATTCCTGTATTGCGGCAGCTGGCTTTTCTTTATACTGAAATTGTTCGGAACACACCACTCATTTTAATTTTGTTTTTCACCTTTTTTGGATTGCCAGAGTTAGGCTTTGACTTGTCCCTCTTTTGGAAGCTTGCATTAGGGTTAATTATCTTTGAAATTTCACAGCTCGCAGAAATTGTTCGTGGCGGATTAAACTCTATTGAAAAAGGGCAAATTGAGGCAGCGCGTTCCCAAGGGGTCAGCTATGTGCAGACATTGCAGCACATTATCCTTCCTCAAGCGCTAAAGCGAATGACACCATCCATTGTCAGCCAGTTCATCACCATCGTGAAGGATACGTCGTACACCTCCATGTTTGGCTTGCTTGAAGTGCTGAATTCTGCAAAAATTATTTGGAACCAAGATTTTGACTTTATCTTCCCGATTATCATTCTTGTTGCCATTTTATATTTTGTTGTAAACTTTGCACTGTCGGCATTAAGTGTTCGCTTGGAAAAGAAGTGGTCGTAA
- a CDS encoding GNAT family N-acetyltransferase: MEQVNVISYKSSAVFLTENREVLENREAENSLLLGLAQLAVDQEKTGQEPLALGSWRVENEAGESVLLLFLSTKNLIIACGTSTPSKGALESAVAQLLNSDLPVSGMVGPRPLTDELAALWETRTSHQKTIAMNQRIYELRKVKRLPGMGRLIQAEPSMLPMAADWTFAFGSVTEGITRDEAEKLVQQGYDRKQLYFWELEGRIVSMAKAARPTTHSMTIGLVYTPPEHRNNGYASSCVAALSQQVLNQGFHYCVLYTDLSNPTSNHIYQDMGYVPVCDSVHYRFS; encoded by the coding sequence GTGGAACAGGTGAACGTCATTTCTTATAAATCTTCAGCAGTGTTTCTAACAGAAAATCGAGAGGTGTTAGAGAACAGAGAAGCAGAAAATAGCCTCCTGCTTGGGCTTGCTCAGCTTGCTGTTGACCAGGAAAAAACTGGACAAGAACCCCTTGCACTAGGGAGCTGGCGTGTCGAAAATGAAGCTGGCGAATCCGTACTGCTCCTTTTTCTGAGTACAAAAAACCTCATTATTGCCTGTGGAACGAGCACACCGTCTAAAGGCGCTTTAGAATCCGCGGTGGCACAGCTGTTAAATAGCGACCTTCCAGTCTCTGGGATGGTTGGTCCGAGGCCGTTGACAGACGAGTTGGCGGCGCTTTGGGAGACACGCACATCTCATCAAAAAACGATCGCAATGAATCAACGTATTTATGAATTGAGAAAGGTGAAACGCTTGCCAGGAATGGGCCGCCTAATACAAGCGGAGCCATCAATGCTCCCGATGGCTGCAGACTGGACGTTTGCGTTTGGCAGTGTCACAGAAGGCATAACACGGGACGAGGCTGAAAAGCTTGTGCAACAAGGCTATGATCGAAAGCAGCTGTATTTTTGGGAACTGGAGGGACGGATTGTCTCGATGGCAAAGGCGGCTCGCCCTACGACCCATAGCATGACGATAGGGCTTGTGTACACACCGCCAGAGCACCGCAACAACGGCTATGCGTCCTCATGCGTGGCTGCGTTGAGTCAGCAGGTACTGAATCAAGGTTTTCACTATTGTGTACTGTATACCGATCTTTCCAATCCGACCAGTAACCATATCTATCAAGATATGGGCTATGTGCCTGTCTGCGATTCTGTGCACTATCGCTTTTCCTAA
- a CDS encoding amidase, translated as MIVVIELNERDYVQADATQLAKWIRDKEVSSLELLEASIRQLEKVNPDLNAVVHDRRGRALAEARLHEDSAEGLFAGVPMLLKNLSHRLEGEKITSGARLFRDNVASKHSYFVKECQQAGFQMLGHTNTPEFGLKNITEPELYGPSRNPWNHAYSPGGSSGGAAAAVAGGIVPLAGASDGGGSIRIPASFTGLFGLKPTRGRTPVGPGIGRQWQGAAVDFVLTKSVRDSAAMLDVLQTEQLSAAFLTPRFPDKYREVIEKPLQAKWNIAFCLESPVGTPVSDEAQAAVKKMVRWMEEEGHAVEEVAPPIDGVDLMRQYYIMNCGEMDALLTGIEHRLGRALTEDDTEFEAWMLRAAGKHVLAADYAMSLASWDNAAEKMDMFHERYDFYITPATASAAPLVGELSWNVEDQERYRDRMRQGARIDKLELVYDMFLPSLTYTPFTQLANLTGQPAVSLPLHQTVEGLPIGVQVMSRKGQEHLLLQLAYQLEQTTLWQGMKGNPHMN; from the coding sequence ATGATTGTGGTGATTGAATTGAATGAACGGGACTATGTACAAGCAGATGCGACACAGCTTGCTAAATGGATTCGAGACAAGGAAGTCTCTTCACTAGAGTTGCTTGAGGCTAGCATTCGACAGCTGGAAAAGGTGAACCCTGACCTGAACGCGGTCGTCCATGACCGAAGAGGACGAGCATTAGCAGAAGCCCGTTTGCACGAGGACTCTGCTGAGGGCTTGTTTGCAGGAGTTCCCATGCTTTTAAAGAATTTGTCTCATCGACTTGAAGGGGAAAAGATCACGTCAGGTGCTAGGCTGTTCCGGGACAATGTCGCCTCGAAGCACTCTTATTTTGTGAAGGAATGTCAACAGGCGGGGTTTCAGATGCTTGGCCACACGAATACACCAGAGTTCGGTCTGAAAAATATAACAGAGCCTGAGCTTTATGGACCGTCAAGAAACCCATGGAACCACGCCTATTCTCCCGGAGGTTCTAGTGGAGGAGCTGCTGCCGCAGTGGCTGGAGGCATTGTGCCGCTTGCTGGAGCGAGTGATGGGGGAGGGTCCATTCGCATACCTGCATCGTTCACTGGACTTTTTGGTTTGAAGCCGACAAGGGGACGTACTCCAGTCGGCCCAGGAATTGGACGACAGTGGCAGGGGGCAGCAGTTGATTTTGTGCTCACCAAAAGTGTTCGAGACAGTGCCGCGATGCTGGACGTGTTGCAAACGGAGCAGTTGTCTGCAGCTTTTCTTACTCCACGTTTTCCTGATAAGTATCGTGAGGTCATTGAAAAACCACTCCAAGCGAAATGGAACATAGCCTTCTGTCTGGAATCCCCTGTAGGGACGCCTGTGTCGGATGAGGCACAAGCGGCTGTAAAGAAAATGGTGCGTTGGATGGAAGAAGAGGGTCATGCTGTCGAAGAGGTGGCGCCACCGATTGATGGAGTGGATTTGATGAGGCAGTATTACATTATGAATTGCGGAGAAATGGATGCCTTGCTTACAGGCATTGAACATCGTCTTGGTCGTGCATTGACGGAGGATGATACGGAGTTTGAAGCGTGGATGCTGCGAGCCGCCGGGAAGCACGTTCTCGCCGCCGATTATGCAATGAGCTTAGCCTCGTGGGACAACGCAGCAGAAAAGATGGACATGTTTCATGAACGATATGATTTCTACATCACGCCCGCCACCGCATCGGCCGCACCGCTCGTCGGTGAGTTGTCTTGGAATGTCGAGGATCAGGAGCGCTATAGAGATCGGATGCGTCAAGGGGCAAGAATAGATAAGCTAGAGCTCGTCTACGACATGTTTTTGCCGAGTCTGACGTATACGCCCTTTACGCAGCTAGCGAACTTAACTGGACAGCCTGCCGTGTCACTGCCGCTGCATCAGACTGTCGAAGGGCTGCCCATTGGTGTTCAAGTGATGAGCAGAAAAGGACAGGAGCACCTCCTTTTGCAGCTTGCTTATCAGCTGGAACAGACGACACTGTGGCAAGGCATGAAGGGAAACCCACATATGAATTGA
- a CDS encoding M3 family oligoendopeptidase, with amino-acid sequence MTKFQDMTYVRPQLADIEAACKTLISRFKQAQSFTEQDALMEEMNDLMNKIETQQQLVYIRHSIDTNDAFYKQEKDYFDDASPQMEEHLNAFDNTVMASPFRAELEEKWGKQLFRLTELKLKTFHPDVIPDLQKENKLTTEYAQLIASAKIQFKGEERTLSQLTPFEQDKDRTVRKEAARAKTDFMSAHEEQLDRIYDDLVKVRTSIAQKLGFENFVELGYARMSRTDYDASMVDAFRKQVREHIVPLVTALKQRQEKRIGVDTLRYYDTSFQFTSGNPTPKGDPEWILQTGEKMYNELSPETTEFFQFMRSNELLDVLSRKGKEGGGYCTYINDYQSPFIFANFNGTSGDVDVLTHEVGHAFQVYESRALNVPQYNFPTSESAEIHSMSMEFFAWPWMEDFFKEDTEKYKFDHLASALTFIPYGVAVDEFQHIIYSQPELTPQQRKDAWRKLESTYLPHVNYEGNDYLENGALWQRQLHIYEVPFYYIDYTLAQICALQFWKRMNDNREQAWADYLALCKLGGSRSFLELVSSANLASPFEDGCVSSVIQDIQTWLDRVDDQAL; translated from the coding sequence TTGACTAAATTTCAAGACATGACCTATGTACGACCACAGCTTGCTGACATTGAAGCGGCTTGTAAAACGTTGATTTCACGGTTTAAGCAGGCGCAAAGCTTTACTGAGCAGGATGCACTCATGGAAGAAATGAACGATCTGATGAACAAAATAGAAACGCAGCAGCAGCTAGTGTACATCCGGCATTCGATCGATACAAATGATGCCTTTTACAAGCAGGAGAAGGATTACTTTGATGATGCCTCTCCGCAAATGGAGGAGCACCTCAATGCCTTTGACAACACCGTTATGGCATCGCCTTTCCGTGCCGAGCTTGAAGAGAAATGGGGGAAGCAGCTATTCAGACTCACTGAGCTTAAACTAAAAACCTTTCACCCTGACGTTATTCCTGACCTGCAAAAAGAAAACAAGCTCACTACCGAATATGCCCAGCTCATTGCTTCGGCCAAAATTCAGTTCAAGGGGGAGGAGCGTACACTGTCTCAGCTCACCCCTTTTGAGCAAGATAAAGATCGAACGGTACGCAAGGAAGCGGCGAGAGCAAAAACGGATTTTATGTCCGCTCATGAGGAACAGCTCGATCGCATTTATGATGACCTTGTAAAAGTACGAACTAGCATAGCTCAAAAACTTGGCTTTGAAAATTTCGTCGAGCTTGGCTATGCGCGTATGAGCCGGACAGACTATGACGCCTCAATGGTTGACGCCTTCCGCAAACAGGTGCGAGAGCATATTGTTCCGCTCGTCACTGCGTTAAAACAACGACAGGAAAAACGCATTGGTGTAGACACGCTTCGCTATTACGATACGTCTTTTCAATTCACTTCAGGAAACCCAACACCAAAGGGTGACCCGGAATGGATTCTGCAAACAGGTGAAAAGATGTACAATGAACTATCTCCTGAAACCACTGAATTCTTTCAGTTCATGCGATCAAATGAACTCCTTGACGTATTGAGCCGGAAAGGAAAAGAAGGTGGGGGCTACTGCACCTATATTAACGATTATCAATCGCCGTTTATTTTCGCTAATTTCAATGGGACGTCAGGCGATGTGGATGTGTTAACCCACGAGGTTGGCCATGCTTTTCAAGTGTACGAGAGCCGTGCCTTAAACGTGCCTCAATATAACTTTCCAACCTCTGAGTCTGCCGAAATTCACTCAATGAGCATGGAGTTTTTCGCCTGGCCGTGGATGGAGGATTTCTTCAAAGAGGACACAGAGAAGTACAAATTTGATCATCTGGCTTCTGCCTTGACGTTTATTCCTTATGGCGTAGCCGTCGATGAATTTCAGCATATCATTTACAGCCAGCCTGAGCTGACTCCTCAGCAGCGAAAAGATGCCTGGCGAAAGCTCGAATCGACGTATTTACCGCATGTGAACTATGAAGGCAATGATTATTTAGAGAATGGCGCTTTATGGCAGCGACAGCTTCATATTTATGAAGTGCCGTTTTATTACATTGATTATACGCTCGCCCAAATTTGTGCGTTGCAGTTCTGGAAGCGCATGAACGACAACCGTGAGCAGGCATGGGCAGACTACCTCGCATTGTGCAAGCTTGGGGGCAGTCGCTCCTTCCTAGAGCTCGTTTCGTCGGCGAACCTCGCATCACCTTTCGAGGACGGCTGTGTGTCATCCGTGATTCAAGACATTCAAACCTGGCTTGATCGTGTTGACGATCAAGCTTTATAA
- a CDS encoding betaine/proline/choline family ABC transporter ATP-binding protein (Members of the family are the ATP-binding subunit of ABC transporters for substrates such as betaine, L-proline or other amino acids, choline, carnitine, etc. The substrate specificity is best determined from the substrate-binding subunit, rather than this subunit, as it interacts with the permease subunit and not with substrate directly.) translates to MLEFKNVTKKYTDGTIAVKELNLKINKGEFVCFIGPSGCGKTTTMKMVNRLIDVSNGSILVDGKDIKQQNSVELRRSMGYVIQQIGLMPHMTIKENIVLVGTLLKWSTDKKDERAKELLKLVDMSEEYLDKYPHELSGGQQQRIGVLRALAANPPLILMDEPFGALDPITRDSLQDEFKKLQKELHKTIVFVTHDMDEAIKLADKVVIMRDGEIVQADTPEEILRNPANKFVEDFLGRDLLIQGRPDVTTVSQVMEKHPIVVATGTSLKDAISTMQGKRVDSLLIVNANNELQGYVNIETIHQNYKKAETVDEVLNKDVLAVNAESLLRDTIRKILRRNASYVPVVNDHNQLEGIVTRATLTNVVYDTIWGDGTELEEIVKAAE, encoded by the coding sequence TTGTTAGAGTTTAAGAATGTAACGAAGAAATATACGGACGGAACAATCGCCGTCAAAGAGTTGAATTTGAAAATCAATAAAGGTGAATTTGTCTGTTTTATCGGTCCCAGTGGCTGCGGAAAGACGACGACGATGAAAATGGTAAATCGCCTGATTGATGTTTCAAATGGGTCGATCTTGGTCGATGGCAAAGATATTAAACAGCAGAATTCAGTGGAATTGAGAAGATCAATGGGCTATGTCATCCAGCAAATCGGCTTAATGCCTCATATGACCATTAAGGAAAATATCGTTCTGGTGGGGACATTGCTGAAGTGGTCGACAGATAAAAAAGATGAGCGAGCCAAGGAATTGCTGAAGCTCGTTGATATGTCAGAAGAGTACCTGGACAAATATCCGCATGAACTAAGCGGCGGACAGCAGCAACGGATTGGTGTGCTTAGGGCGCTTGCGGCGAATCCGCCATTAATTTTGATGGACGAGCCATTTGGTGCGCTGGACCCTATCACAAGAGATTCACTGCAGGATGAATTCAAAAAATTGCAAAAAGAATTGCATAAAACCATTGTGTTTGTCACGCATGACATGGATGAGGCGATTAAGCTTGCCGATAAAGTGGTGATTATGCGTGATGGTGAAATTGTACAAGCTGATACGCCAGAGGAAATTTTAAGAAACCCTGCAAACAAATTTGTGGAGGATTTCCTTGGAAGAGACCTACTCATTCAGGGAAGACCGGATGTGACAACAGTCAGCCAAGTGATGGAAAAACATCCGATTGTTGTGGCAACAGGGACATCATTGAAGGACGCCATTTCCACGATGCAAGGAAAACGCGTCGATTCTCTTCTGATCGTGAACGCCAATAACGAGTTACAGGGTTATGTGAATATAGAAACAATCCACCAGAATTATAAAAAGGCAGAAACGGTAGATGAAGTGTTGAACAAAGACGTATTGGCTGTAAACGCGGAGAGTTTGCTGCGTGATACGATTCGAAAAATTCTCCGTCGAAATGCTTCCTATGTACCCGTAGTCAATGATCATAACCAGTTGGAAGGCATTGTCACGCGCGCAACATTGACCAATGTGGTTTATGACACCATTTGGGGTGACGGAACGGAGCTTGAAGAAATCGTAAAGGCAGCAGAATAG